In Syngnathus scovelli strain Florida chromosome 10, RoL_Ssco_1.2, whole genome shotgun sequence, the following are encoded in one genomic region:
- the nasp gene encoding nuclear autoantigenic sperm protein isoform X1 translates to MSEEMSVASSSGSGVDEQPCSSSAPATDSSSGDVMEEAKKLIGTGNRHLVMGDIVAAVRVFQDACSMLAARYGDTADECGEAFFLCGKSLLELARLESTVLGNALVGVPEESDDDDDEKEEQPTNSNIESANNLDENTRDELRKQVYDAMAAEPEAARCLVESGTEVKRENGLAESPTEQAGAHSGEPVDFQLNGGAKSAAEEAQVNGVANGAGGAAESPEKEAKTEDSDEQAEAEESSKPEEEAEDEDDDDDDDDDGEVDKNGDKEEEDDVDNLQLAWEMLEVAKVIFKRKESKEQQLMAAQTLLKLGEVGAEAGNYPQALEDFQECLALQLKHLPPHSRLLAETHYHVAAMHCYMDQYGQAIQHYNSSVKVIETRLAMLQNLIDAAESTEEATTEMEELKQLLPDIREKIEDAEEIQKTDSAASQAVQQTLGGASTSSASRSENGSSSAFAGPTQIPMKATDGASSSKVASDISHLVRKKRKREEKSPVKDTDAKQAKQEATLNGTGDSSANNGVEEQKSQEPAVQSSA, encoded by the exons ATGTCAGAGGAAATGTCTGTCGCGTCGAGCTCCGGGAG TGGCGTGGATGAGCAGCCGTGCTCTTCGTCAGCACCTGCGACAGACAG CTCTTCTGGTGACGTCATGGAGGAGGCAAAGAAGCTCATCGGCACAGGCAACAGACATCTCGTGATGGGTGACATTGTCGCTGCAGTCCGTGTCTTTCAGGATGCATGCAGCATGTT AGCCGCCAGGTATGGAGACACAGCAGATGAATGCGGTGAAGCCTTTTTCCTGTGTGGGAAGTCTCTACTTGAGCTTGCCAG GTTGGAGAGCACCGTCCTTGGAAATGCCCTGGTAGGAGTCCCAGAAGaatctgatgatgatgatgatgagaaggAGGAGCAGCCCACTAACTCAAATATTGAGAGCGCCAATAACCTTGACG AAAACACTCGCGATGAGCTTCGAAAGCAGGTGTATGATGCAATGGCGGCCGAGCCCGAGGCGGCACGCTGTCTTGTGGAGAGCGGCACAGAGGTGAAGCGGGAAAATGGGCTCGCAGAGTCGCCGACAGAACAAGCTGGAGCCCACTCTGGAGAGCCCGTAGACTTCCAATTGAATGGAGGCGCAAAGAGCGCGGCTGAGGAAGCTCAAGTCAACGGCGTAGCCAACGGCGCTGGAGGGGCGGCCGAGTCTCCCGAAAAGGAAGCCAAGACGGAAGACTCTGACGAGCAGGCTGAGGCTGAAGAAAGCAGCAAACCTGAGGAAGAAGCAGAGG acgaagacgacgatgatgacgacgacgatgatgggGAAGTGGACAAAAATGGTGACAAG gaggaggaggatgacgtTGACAATCTGCAATTGGCTTGGGAAATGCTGGAGGTGGCCAAGGTCATCTTTAAGAG AAAGGAAAGCAAAGAGCAGCAGCTCATGGCAGCCCAGACCTTGTTGAAACTTGGAGAAGTTGGCGCAGAAGCAG GAAACTATCCTCAGGCGCTGGAAGATTTCCAGGAATGTTTGGCCCTGCAGCTCAAGCACCTTCCTCCTCACAGTCGTCTGCTGGCCGAGACCCATTACCATGTCGCCGCCATGCATTGCTACATGGACCAGTATGGTCAGGCCATTCAACACTACAACAGCTCCGTAAAAGTGATTGAGACCCGCTTGG CCATGTTGCAGAACTTGATTGATGCGGCAGAAAGCACCGAAGAGGCGACCACTGAGATGGAAGAACTGAAGCAGCTTCTGCCAGACATTAGAGAAAAAATAGAAGATGCTGAAGAAATCCAGAAAACAGACAGTGCTGCCTCCCAGGCCGTCCAACAGACGCTT GGCGGCGCTTCAACCTCATCAGCTTCCCGGAGTGAAAATGGCAGCTCTTCAGCCTTTGCTGGCCCCACACAG ATCCCAATGAAAGCGACAGATGGAGCATCATCTTCTAAAGTGGCCTCAGACATTTCTCACCTAGTTAGGAAAAAG AGGAAACGAGAGGAGAAGAGCCCAGTCAAGGACACTGATGCTAAGCAGGCCAAACAGGAAGCTACACTTAACGGCACTGGAGACTCTAGTGCCAACAACGGAGttgaggagcaaaaatcacaggaG CCTGCGGTCCAGTCTTCAGCGTGA
- the nasp gene encoding nuclear autoantigenic sperm protein isoform X3, whose product MSEEMSVASSSGSGVDEQPCSSSAPATDSSSGDVMEEAKKLIGTGNRHLVMGDIVAAVRVFQDACSMLAARYGDTADECGEAFFLCGKSLLELARLESTVLGNALVGVPEESDDDDDEKEEQPTNSNIESANNLDDEDDDDDDDDDGEVDKNGDKEEEDDVDNLQLAWEMLEVAKVIFKRKESKEQQLMAAQTLLKLGEVGAEAGNYPQALEDFQECLALQLKHLPPHSRLLAETHYHVAAMHCYMDQYGQAIQHYNSSVKVIETRLAMLQNLIDAAESTEEATTEMEELKQLLPDIREKIEDAEEIQKTDSAASQAVQQTLGGASTSSASRSENGSSSAFAGPTQIPMKATDGASSSKVASDISHLVRKKRKREEKSPVKDTDAKQAKQEATLNGTGDSSANNGVEEQKSQEPAVQSSA is encoded by the exons ATGTCAGAGGAAATGTCTGTCGCGTCGAGCTCCGGGAG TGGCGTGGATGAGCAGCCGTGCTCTTCGTCAGCACCTGCGACAGACAG CTCTTCTGGTGACGTCATGGAGGAGGCAAAGAAGCTCATCGGCACAGGCAACAGACATCTCGTGATGGGTGACATTGTCGCTGCAGTCCGTGTCTTTCAGGATGCATGCAGCATGTT AGCCGCCAGGTATGGAGACACAGCAGATGAATGCGGTGAAGCCTTTTTCCTGTGTGGGAAGTCTCTACTTGAGCTTGCCAG GTTGGAGAGCACCGTCCTTGGAAATGCCCTGGTAGGAGTCCCAGAAGaatctgatgatgatgatgatgagaaggAGGAGCAGCCCACTAACTCAAATATTGAGAGCGCCAATAACCTTGACG acgaagacgacgatgatgacgacgacgatgatgggGAAGTGGACAAAAATGGTGACAAG gaggaggaggatgacgtTGACAATCTGCAATTGGCTTGGGAAATGCTGGAGGTGGCCAAGGTCATCTTTAAGAG AAAGGAAAGCAAAGAGCAGCAGCTCATGGCAGCCCAGACCTTGTTGAAACTTGGAGAAGTTGGCGCAGAAGCAG GAAACTATCCTCAGGCGCTGGAAGATTTCCAGGAATGTTTGGCCCTGCAGCTCAAGCACCTTCCTCCTCACAGTCGTCTGCTGGCCGAGACCCATTACCATGTCGCCGCCATGCATTGCTACATGGACCAGTATGGTCAGGCCATTCAACACTACAACAGCTCCGTAAAAGTGATTGAGACCCGCTTGG CCATGTTGCAGAACTTGATTGATGCGGCAGAAAGCACCGAAGAGGCGACCACTGAGATGGAAGAACTGAAGCAGCTTCTGCCAGACATTAGAGAAAAAATAGAAGATGCTGAAGAAATCCAGAAAACAGACAGTGCTGCCTCCCAGGCCGTCCAACAGACGCTT GGCGGCGCTTCAACCTCATCAGCTTCCCGGAGTGAAAATGGCAGCTCTTCAGCCTTTGCTGGCCCCACACAG ATCCCAATGAAAGCGACAGATGGAGCATCATCTTCTAAAGTGGCCTCAGACATTTCTCACCTAGTTAGGAAAAAG AGGAAACGAGAGGAGAAGAGCCCAGTCAAGGACACTGATGCTAAGCAGGCCAAACAGGAAGCTACACTTAACGGCACTGGAGACTCTAGTGCCAACAACGGAGttgaggagcaaaaatcacaggaG CCTGCGGTCCAGTCTTCAGCGTGA
- the nasp gene encoding nuclear autoantigenic sperm protein isoform X4, translating into MSEEMSVASSSGSGVDEQPCSSSAPATDSSSGDVMEEAKKLIGTGNRHLVMGDIVAAVRVFQDACSMLAARYGDTADECGEAFFLCGKSLLELARLESTVLGNALVGVPEESDDDDDEKEEQPTNSNIESANNLDDDDDDDDDDGEVDKNGDKEEEDDVDNLQLAWEMLEVAKVIFKRKESKEQQLMAAQTLLKLGEVGAEAGNYPQALEDFQECLALQLKHLPPHSRLLAETHYHVAAMHCYMDQYGQAIQHYNSSVKVIETRLAMLQNLIDAAESTEEATTEMEELKQLLPDIREKIEDAEEIQKTDSAASQAVQQTLGGASTSSASRSENGSSSAFAGPTQIPMKATDGASSSKVASDISHLVRKKRKREEKSPVKDTDAKQAKQEATLNGTGDSSANNGVEEQKSQEPAVQSSA; encoded by the exons ATGTCAGAGGAAATGTCTGTCGCGTCGAGCTCCGGGAG TGGCGTGGATGAGCAGCCGTGCTCTTCGTCAGCACCTGCGACAGACAG CTCTTCTGGTGACGTCATGGAGGAGGCAAAGAAGCTCATCGGCACAGGCAACAGACATCTCGTGATGGGTGACATTGTCGCTGCAGTCCGTGTCTTTCAGGATGCATGCAGCATGTT AGCCGCCAGGTATGGAGACACAGCAGATGAATGCGGTGAAGCCTTTTTCCTGTGTGGGAAGTCTCTACTTGAGCTTGCCAG GTTGGAGAGCACCGTCCTTGGAAATGCCCTGGTAGGAGTCCCAGAAGaatctgatgatgatgatgatgagaaggAGGAGCAGCCCACTAACTCAAATATTGAGAGCGCCAATAACCTTGACG acgacgatgatgacgacgacgatgatgggGAAGTGGACAAAAATGGTGACAAG gaggaggaggatgacgtTGACAATCTGCAATTGGCTTGGGAAATGCTGGAGGTGGCCAAGGTCATCTTTAAGAG AAAGGAAAGCAAAGAGCAGCAGCTCATGGCAGCCCAGACCTTGTTGAAACTTGGAGAAGTTGGCGCAGAAGCAG GAAACTATCCTCAGGCGCTGGAAGATTTCCAGGAATGTTTGGCCCTGCAGCTCAAGCACCTTCCTCCTCACAGTCGTCTGCTGGCCGAGACCCATTACCATGTCGCCGCCATGCATTGCTACATGGACCAGTATGGTCAGGCCATTCAACACTACAACAGCTCCGTAAAAGTGATTGAGACCCGCTTGG CCATGTTGCAGAACTTGATTGATGCGGCAGAAAGCACCGAAGAGGCGACCACTGAGATGGAAGAACTGAAGCAGCTTCTGCCAGACATTAGAGAAAAAATAGAAGATGCTGAAGAAATCCAGAAAACAGACAGTGCTGCCTCCCAGGCCGTCCAACAGACGCTT GGCGGCGCTTCAACCTCATCAGCTTCCCGGAGTGAAAATGGCAGCTCTTCAGCCTTTGCTGGCCCCACACAG ATCCCAATGAAAGCGACAGATGGAGCATCATCTTCTAAAGTGGCCTCAGACATTTCTCACCTAGTTAGGAAAAAG AGGAAACGAGAGGAGAAGAGCCCAGTCAAGGACACTGATGCTAAGCAGGCCAAACAGGAAGCTACACTTAACGGCACTGGAGACTCTAGTGCCAACAACGGAGttgaggagcaaaaatcacaggaG CCTGCGGTCCAGTCTTCAGCGTGA
- the nasp gene encoding nuclear autoantigenic sperm protein isoform X2, whose translation MSEEMSVASSSGSGVDEQPCSSSAPATDSSSGDVMEEAKKLIGTGNRHLVMGDIVAAVRVFQDACSMLAARYGDTADECGEAFFLCGKSLLELARLESTVLGNALVGVPEESDDDDDEKEEQPTNSNIESANNLDENTRDELRKQVYDAMAAEPEAARCLVESGTEVKRENGLAESPTEQAGAHSGEPVDFQLNGGAKSAAEEAQVNGVANGAGGAAESPEKEAKTEDSDEQAEAEESSKPEEEAEDEDDDDDDDDDGEVDKNGDKEEEDDVDNLQLAWEMLEVAKVIFKRKESKEQQLMAAQTLLKLGEVGAEAGNYPQALEDFQECLALQLKHLPPHSRLLAETHYHVAAMHCYMDQYGQAIQHYNSSVKVIETRLAMLQNLIDAAESTEEATTEMEELKQLLPDIREKIEDAEEIQKTDSAASQAVQQTLGGASTSSASRSENGSSSAFAGPTQIPMKATDGASSSKVASDISHLVRKKPAVQSSA comes from the exons ATGTCAGAGGAAATGTCTGTCGCGTCGAGCTCCGGGAG TGGCGTGGATGAGCAGCCGTGCTCTTCGTCAGCACCTGCGACAGACAG CTCTTCTGGTGACGTCATGGAGGAGGCAAAGAAGCTCATCGGCACAGGCAACAGACATCTCGTGATGGGTGACATTGTCGCTGCAGTCCGTGTCTTTCAGGATGCATGCAGCATGTT AGCCGCCAGGTATGGAGACACAGCAGATGAATGCGGTGAAGCCTTTTTCCTGTGTGGGAAGTCTCTACTTGAGCTTGCCAG GTTGGAGAGCACCGTCCTTGGAAATGCCCTGGTAGGAGTCCCAGAAGaatctgatgatgatgatgatgagaaggAGGAGCAGCCCACTAACTCAAATATTGAGAGCGCCAATAACCTTGACG AAAACACTCGCGATGAGCTTCGAAAGCAGGTGTATGATGCAATGGCGGCCGAGCCCGAGGCGGCACGCTGTCTTGTGGAGAGCGGCACAGAGGTGAAGCGGGAAAATGGGCTCGCAGAGTCGCCGACAGAACAAGCTGGAGCCCACTCTGGAGAGCCCGTAGACTTCCAATTGAATGGAGGCGCAAAGAGCGCGGCTGAGGAAGCTCAAGTCAACGGCGTAGCCAACGGCGCTGGAGGGGCGGCCGAGTCTCCCGAAAAGGAAGCCAAGACGGAAGACTCTGACGAGCAGGCTGAGGCTGAAGAAAGCAGCAAACCTGAGGAAGAAGCAGAGG acgaagacgacgatgatgacgacgacgatgatgggGAAGTGGACAAAAATGGTGACAAG gaggaggaggatgacgtTGACAATCTGCAATTGGCTTGGGAAATGCTGGAGGTGGCCAAGGTCATCTTTAAGAG AAAGGAAAGCAAAGAGCAGCAGCTCATGGCAGCCCAGACCTTGTTGAAACTTGGAGAAGTTGGCGCAGAAGCAG GAAACTATCCTCAGGCGCTGGAAGATTTCCAGGAATGTTTGGCCCTGCAGCTCAAGCACCTTCCTCCTCACAGTCGTCTGCTGGCCGAGACCCATTACCATGTCGCCGCCATGCATTGCTACATGGACCAGTATGGTCAGGCCATTCAACACTACAACAGCTCCGTAAAAGTGATTGAGACCCGCTTGG CCATGTTGCAGAACTTGATTGATGCGGCAGAAAGCACCGAAGAGGCGACCACTGAGATGGAAGAACTGAAGCAGCTTCTGCCAGACATTAGAGAAAAAATAGAAGATGCTGAAGAAATCCAGAAAACAGACAGTGCTGCCTCCCAGGCCGTCCAACAGACGCTT GGCGGCGCTTCAACCTCATCAGCTTCCCGGAGTGAAAATGGCAGCTCTTCAGCCTTTGCTGGCCCCACACAG ATCCCAATGAAAGCGACAGATGGAGCATCATCTTCTAAAGTGGCCTCAGACATTTCTCACCTAGTTAGGAAAAAG CCTGCGGTCCAGTCTTCAGCGTGA